In the Acidobacteriota bacterium genome, one interval contains:
- a CDS encoding tetratricopeptide repeat protein codes for MHLKIIGILMGAAFILSACTAGMKAPENEFAVKAAQRGLWKEATFYWERLVKKYPNVAKFHNNLAIAYENAGRYEEALKEYQIALKLDPGNSIIKKNYNEFREFYLKIEKKKEKKREKK; via the coding sequence ATGCATCTCAAGATTATTGGGATTTTGATGGGGGCGGCTTTCATCCTTTCTGCCTGTACCGCCGGGATGAAAGCGCCGGAAAACGAGTTTGCCGTGAAAGCCGCCCAGCGAGGGCTGTGGAAGGAGGCTACCTTCTACTGGGAGCGATTGGTGAAAAAATATCCCAATGTCGCCAAATTTCACAACAACCTCGCTATCGCTTACGAAAATGCGGGCAGATACGAAGAAGCGCTAAAGGAATACCAGATCGCTTTAAAGCTCGACCCGGGAAACTCCATCATCAAGAAGAACTACAATGAGTTTCGCGAATTCTACTTAAAGATAGAGAAGAAGAAGGAAAAAAAGAGGGAGAAAAAATGA
- the topA gene encoding type I DNA topoisomerase, which yields MASKLVIVESPAKAKTINRYLGNEFMVKASLGHIKDLPKSELGVDEEKDFAPTYIVIPEKEKVLAELKKTAERIRDIYLATDPDREGEAISWHLSEELTAPGKRFHRVLLHEITKKGVEEAFSHPTEIDRRKVDAQQARRVLDRLVGYKISPLLWEKVRRGLSAGRVQSVALKLVCDREREIRAFVPEESWSITAELSHSGSPPFPAKLLKKKGKTLKLKTKEEADRVIAELKNLPFVVSQVKIEEKKKNPLPPFTTSKLQQEAFRKLGFPVKKTMMLAQALYEGKDLGAGERVGLITYMRTDSVRVAASAVAEAREFVRSSFDSSFIPEKPNVYKNKKNIQDAHEAIRPTSVFRSPEEVRPYLTNDEYRLYRLIWRRFVASQMSQARYLEHTIEVEAGPYLFRATASRLVFPGFLALYKDENEEEFIPLPELTKGEELTLISLTPKQHFTKPPARYSEGSLVKELEEKGIGRPSTYAVIISTLLDRGYVAKEKAYLIPTELGFLVYDLLSENFRDLLDVGYTAKMEEKLDEVEEGKLNWVEALREFYQRLKEDLARAEREMRDVKREVIETEEICPLCGAKLVKRWGRFGYFLACSRYPECKYSREIERAGETENAKELLKKKCPKCGSPMTVKRGRFGYFLACSNYPECKTTIKLVKDKEGRLIPVEDEVLDERCPICGANLVKRVGRYGHFIACSNYPKCTYIKPKETGVSCPKEGCGGKIVEKRGKRGRVFFGCSNYPNCDFTLTKRPVPKPCPKCGSPYLLVESEKDGKRHLICPNKSCDYEMMEEEAGREKK from the coding sequence ATGGCTTCAAAGCTCGTTATTGTGGAATCACCTGCCAAGGCAAAGACGATAAATCGTTATCTCGGCAACGAGTTTATGGTAAAGGCATCGCTTGGCCATATAAAAGATCTCCCTAAGAGCGAGCTCGGGGTGGATGAGGAGAAAGATTTCGCCCCCACCTATATCGTGATCCCGGAGAAGGAGAAGGTTCTTGCCGAACTCAAGAAGACAGCGGAGAGGATAAGGGATATATACTTAGCGACCGACCCCGACCGGGAGGGGGAGGCGATATCGTGGCATCTTTCCGAGGAGCTTACTGCGCCAGGAAAGAGGTTCCATCGGGTTCTCCTCCACGAGATCACCAAGAAGGGGGTTGAGGAGGCGTTTTCTCATCCTACCGAGATAGACAGGAGAAAGGTCGATGCCCAGCAAGCACGGAGGGTGCTCGACCGATTGGTGGGCTATAAGATAAGCCCCCTCCTCTGGGAGAAGGTGAGGCGAGGCTTGAGCGCTGGGCGAGTGCAGTCGGTGGCCCTCAAGCTTGTCTGCGACCGAGAGCGGGAGATCCGTGCTTTTGTACCCGAAGAAAGCTGGTCCATAACCGCTGAGCTCTCTCATTCTGGCTCTCCGCCATTTCCCGCCAAGCTGCTTAAGAAGAAAGGAAAGACGCTAAAGTTAAAGACCAAAGAGGAGGCGGATAGGGTCATCGCGGAGCTGAAGAACCTGCCTTTCGTCGTTTCCCAGGTGAAGATAGAGGAGAAGAAGAAGAACCCACTTCCCCCCTTCACCACCTCCAAGCTTCAGCAGGAGGCGTTTCGCAAGCTCGGTTTCCCTGTGAAGAAGACGATGATGCTCGCCCAGGCACTCTACGAAGGGAAGGATTTAGGGGCAGGGGAGCGAGTCGGTCTTATCACCTATATGCGTACCGATTCGGTCCGGGTGGCAGCATCCGCTGTAGCTGAGGCAAGGGAGTTTGTGAGGAGTTCCTTTGACTCCTCGTTTATTCCGGAGAAGCCGAATGTCTATAAGAACAAGAAGAATATTCAGGATGCCCACGAGGCGATCCGCCCCACCTCTGTCTTTCGGAGTCCAGAGGAGGTGAGACCCTATCTTACTAACGACGAGTATCGTCTCTATCGTCTCATCTGGCGGCGGTTTGTAGCCTCTCAGATGTCCCAGGCGCGTTATCTCGAACACACCATCGAGGTGGAAGCGGGTCCCTATCTCTTTCGGGCGACTGCTTCCAGGTTGGTCTTTCCTGGCTTTTTAGCCCTCTACAAGGATGAGAATGAGGAGGAGTTTATTCCCCTTCCTGAACTCACTAAAGGGGAGGAGCTTACCCTCATCTCCTTAACCCCGAAGCAACACTTCACCAAACCCCCTGCTCGCTATTCTGAGGGTAGCTTGGTCAAAGAGCTCGAGGAGAAAGGCATCGGTAGGCCCAGCACCTATGCGGTCATTATCTCCACCCTCCTCGACCGGGGTTATGTAGCCAAGGAGAAGGCTTATCTCATCCCCACCGAACTTGGTTTCCTCGTTTACGATCTTCTTTCGGAGAACTTCAGGGACTTGCTTGATGTGGGCTATACCGCAAAGATGGAGGAGAAGCTCGATGAGGTGGAGGAGGGGAAGCTCAATTGGGTGGAAGCCCTTCGCGAATTCTATCAACGATTGAAGGAGGACCTTGCCCGGGCAGAGCGGGAGATGCGGGATGTGAAACGGGAAGTGATAGAGACCGAGGAGATCTGTCCCCTATGCGGTGCTAAGCTGGTAAAGCGGTGGGGGAGGTTCGGTTATTTCCTCGCTTGTTCTCGCTATCCGGAGTGTAAATATAGCAGGGAGATAGAACGAGCGGGGGAGACGGAGAATGCGAAGGAGCTCCTTAAGAAGAAGTGTCCTAAGTGCGGTTCCCCGATGACGGTGAAGCGGGGGAGGTTCGGTTATTTCCTCGCCTGCTCCAACTATCCGGAATGTAAGACCACGATAAAGCTCGTCAAGGATAAGGAGGGGAGGCTGATCCCGGTTGAGGATGAGGTTCTTGACGAGCGCTGTCCCATTTGTGGTGCCAACCTCGTTAAGAGAGTGGGAAGGTACGGTCACTTCATCGCTTGCTCCAATTATCCCAAGTGTACCTATATCAAGCCGAAGGAGACCGGGGTCTCCTGCCCTAAGGAGGGCTGTGGGGGGAAGATCGTAGAGAAGAGAGGAAAGAGAGGCAGGGTCTTTTTCGGCTGTAGTAATTATCCTAATTGTGATTTCACCCTTACTAAAAGACCCGTCCCAAAACCCTGTCCCAAATGTGGCTCGCCTTACCTTCTGGTAGAATCGGAAAAGGATGGGAAACGCCATCTAATTTGTCCCAATAAGTCCTGCGATTACGAGATGATGGAGGAGGAAGCGGGAAGGGAGAAGAAGTGA
- the dprA gene encoding DNA-processing protein DprA, which yields MEKEELFYLLALSFVPGVGRVLFLRLIECFGSGKAVFSAKRKELNQVPGLRDEAKEAIIRFDGKKKAEEELRKVETLGISLLTIRDEDYPTLLYEIPDPPPILYIKGKLPSDDDPALAIVGTRTPSRYGKKVASELSEVLASLGVVIVSGLARGIDEEAHKAALSASGKTVAVLGSGLDVIYPRENKPLAERIAENGAVISEFPLGTAPERGNFPVRNRIISGLSLGTLVIEAWERSGALITAKLALEQNREVFAVPGNIDSRMSIGTNYLIKRGAKLVQCSDDVIEEFPPKFRDRLISKEKEKREPLPDLSPEEERVYNELSPVDPLHIDRLAEVLDLSPSSLLPLLLSLEIKGLISQLPGNNYLRKR from the coding sequence ATGGAGAAGGAGGAGCTTTTCTATCTTCTTGCACTCTCCTTTGTTCCCGGAGTAGGAAGGGTGCTCTTCCTCCGATTGATCGAGTGTTTCGGTTCAGGTAAGGCGGTTTTTTCCGCCAAGAGGAAAGAGCTCAATCAAGTCCCAGGGTTAAGGGACGAGGCGAAGGAGGCGATAATACGCTTCGATGGGAAAAAGAAGGCGGAGGAGGAGCTTAGAAAGGTGGAAACCCTTGGTATCTCCCTTCTCACGATCCGGGATGAGGATTACCCTACTCTTCTTTATGAGATCCCGGATCCCCCACCGATCCTTTATATTAAGGGAAAGCTCCCTTCGGATGATGACCCTGCTCTGGCGATAGTGGGTACGAGAACTCCTTCCCGCTATGGGAAGAAGGTCGCTTCGGAGCTCAGTGAGGTACTTGCTTCTTTGGGAGTGGTTATCGTAAGCGGTCTTGCTCGGGGGATAGATGAAGAGGCGCATAAGGCAGCTCTTTCCGCTTCTGGAAAAACGGTGGCAGTTTTAGGAAGCGGGCTCGATGTGATCTACCCTCGAGAGAATAAACCGCTCGCCGAGAGGATCGCTGAAAACGGCGCGGTCATCTCCGAATTTCCTTTGGGGACCGCTCCTGAGCGAGGCAATTTCCCGGTGCGAAACAGGATCATAAGCGGATTATCATTGGGAACCTTGGTAATTGAAGCCTGGGAAAGGAGCGGTGCCTTGATCACTGCAAAGCTCGCCTTGGAACAGAACCGGGAGGTATTTGCCGTGCCGGGGAATATAGATTCAAGGATGAGCATCGGGACCAACTACCTGATAAAGCGAGGGGCAAAGCTCGTTCAGTGCTCCGATGATGTCATTGAAGAGTTTCCCCCGAAGTTTAGAGATAGGTTGATATCGAAAGAGAAGGAGAAGCGGGAGCCTTTGCCAGATCTTTCCCCTGAGGAGGAAAGGGTTTATAATGAGCTTTCCCCGGTTGATCCTCTTCATATAGATCGGTTGGCGGAGGTGCTCGATCTTTCTCCTTCCTCCCTGCTTCCTCTTCTCTTGAGCCTCGAAATAAAGGGGCTCATAAGTCAACTTCCAGGTAATAACTATTTGAGGAAGAGGTAG